One window from the genome of Malus domestica chromosome 01, GDT2T_hap1 encodes:
- the LOC114821968 gene encoding DEAD-box ATP-dependent RNA helicase 28-like — protein MTPSFVFEPPSDEEYSDEEQGVGDGNFQSSWDFASYSEIVSQEHAHGSTTSVNFKIKKALQQQPISHHKTADEDNESNKQEDCNQLDSGDEEDQEEAFNDDDALGDGNTNSKPLIRICDKLDHAKPTPIQTEDKDNEEGDDAPPNAADDNNKPFFAPSEGVSFHANSFMELNLSRPLLRALEKLGHTKPTPIQAACIPVALAGRDICGSAITGSGKTGAFALPTLERLLYRPKRLPAIRVLVLTPTRELGVQVLSMIEKLAQFMDIRCCQAIGGLPMKEQEIALRSKPDIVVATPGRIIDHLHNSMSVDLEDLAVLILDEADRLLEIGFSAEIRELIRLCPKRRQTMLFSATMTTEVDELVKLSLTKPLRLSADPSAKRPVALTEEVVRIRRMREVNKEAVLLALCSKTFTSRVIIFSGTKVAAHRLTILFGLAGLKAAEFHANLSQPQRLHALELFRKKEVDFLISTELIARGIDIDGVLTVINYDCPTNLSSYVHRVGRTARAGRDGYAVTFVTDNDRPLLKSIEKRVGSKLKSPIVAEQSITKWSRVIEEMEDQVAAILLEEREEQALRDAEREVTKAENMILHKDEIFSRPKKSWFQSENDKKKVVHAAKASLGREKRCGNDVISAQQAEDIKMKEKRKREREKNLPRKIRRKLEAAREMLEDENQLKGSEKFKEKTGMPLVDLAYRRAKAMKAAQKTTDAGKTLKKSSKRCNLPPQRTQSRTDEMRDLFHSDITERKHNRKLGGAGMKKSKSSFKSNSRCKRR, from the exons ATGACTCCGAGTTTCGTATTTGAACCCCCAAGCGATGAAGAATATTCCGATGAAGAGCAAGGTGTTGGCGATGGCAATTTTCAATCCTCATGGGACTTCGCATCTTACTCTGAAATAGTCTCCCAAGAACATGCCCATGGAAGCACCACCTCTGTCAATTTCAAAATTAAGAAAGCTTTGCAGCAGCAACCAATCTCACACCATAAAACTGCTGACGAAGACAACGAATCCAACAAACAA GAAGATTGTAATCAGCTAGATTCCGGTGATGAAGAAGACCAGGAGGAAGCTTTTAATGATGACGATGCTCTAGGAGATGGCAATACTAATAGTAAGCCATTGATTCGGATTTGCGATAAGTTGGACCATGCGAAGCCCACTCCAATTCAG ACTGAAGACAAAGACAATGAGGAAGGCGATGATGCTCCTCCTAATGCTGCCGATGACAATAATAAGCCCTTTTTTGCCCCATCAGAGGGAGTTTCGTTTCATGCAAATTCATTTATGGAGTTGAACTTGTCTCGCCCTTTGCTTCGCGCTTTAGAGAAATTGGGCCATACCAAACCCACTCCAATTCAG GCAGCATGCATACCAGTGGCCCTTGCTGGTCGTGACATATGTGGGAGTGCCATTACTGGTTCCGGGAAG ACGGGTGCTTTTGCGTTACCAACTTTGGAGAGACTGTTGTATCGCCCCAAGCGGCTGCCAGCTATAAGGGTCCTTGTTTTGACTCCGACAAGGGAACTCGGGGTTCA GGTTCTGAGTATGATTGAGAAACTTGCTCAGTTCATGGATATCAGATGTTGCCAGGCTATTGGAGGGCTTCCAATGAag GAACAAGAGATAGCCTTGAGATCAAAGCCAGATATTGTTGTAGCTACTCCAGGACGCATTATAGATCATTTACACAATTCTATGTCTGTGGATTTGGAAGATCTTGCTGTTCTAATTCTTGACGAGGCTGATCGACTTTTAGAGATTGGGTTTAGTGCTGAAATTCGCGAGCTG ATTCGTCTATGCCCCAAAAGGAGACAGACCATGCTTTTTTCAGCTACGATGACTACTGAAGTTGATGAACTTGTCAAGCTTTCTCTTACCAAACCACTACGTCTCTCAGCCGACCCATCTGCTAAACGGCCAGTGGCACTAACGGAGGA GGTGGTCAGGATACGACGAATGCGTGAAGTAAATAAGGAAGCAGTTCTACTTGCACTGTGTTCGAAGACATTCACTTCTAGAGTGATCATTTTCAG TGGCACAAAAGTAGCTGCGCATAGGTTGACGATATTATTTGGGTTAGCTGGCTTAAAAGCTGCTGAGTTTCATGCAAACCTTTCTCAACCGCAGCGCCTACAT GCTTTGGAACTCTTTCGGAAGAAGGAAGTTGATTTTTTGATTTCAACTGAATTGATTGCCCGT GGCATTGACATAGATGGTGTTCTGACTGTTATCAACTATGACTGTCCTACAAATCTTTCAAG CTATGTTCATCGAGTGGGACGTACAGCAAGGGCTGGCAGAGATGGATATGCTGTAACTTTTGTGACAGATAATGACCGGCCTCTTTTAAAATCCATT GAAAAAAGGGTTGGTTCCAAACTGAAGAGTCCAATTGTTGCTGAACAATCAATTACCAAGTGGTCCCGGGTTATTGAGGAAATGGAAGATCAAGTGGCTGCAATTCTTCTAGAGGAAAG GGAAGAACAAGCACTAAGAGATGCTGAAAGGGAAGTAACAAAG GCAGAGAATATGATATTACACAAAGATGAAATTTTTTCACGCCCGAAGAAGTCCTGGTTTCAGTCAGAAAATGATAAGAAGAAGGTAGTGCACGCAGCGAAg GCATCGCTTGGAAGAGAAAAGCGTTGTGGAAATGATGTAATCAGTGCTCAGCAAGCCGAAGacataaaaatgaaagaaaagaggAAGCGGGAGCGTGAG AAAAATTTGCCTCGCAAGATACGCCGGAAATTGGAAGCAGCTAGAGAAATGTTAGAGGATGAAAATCAGCTCAAA GGCAGTGAGAAGTTTAAAGAGAAGACAGGAATGCCACTTGTTGACCTTGCTTACAGACGGGCAAAAGCCATGAAGGCTGCACAAAAAACAACAGATGCTGGCAAGACTTTGAAGAAGTCTAGCAAGAGATGTAATCTTCCTCCGCAAAGAACTCAGTCTAGGACAGATGAAATGCGGGACCTGTTCCACAGTGACATAACTGAAAGGAAGCATAACAGAAAGCTTGGTGGAGCGGGAATGAAAAAGTCCAAGAGTTCCTTCAAGAGCAATTCAAG GTGCAAACGAAGATGA